Proteins from a genomic interval of Arachis hypogaea cultivar Tifrunner chromosome 10, arahy.Tifrunner.gnm2.J5K5, whole genome shotgun sequence:
- the LOC112716936 gene encoding cysteine-rich receptor-like protein kinase 10 isoform X2 → MSNSSLALHLFDVEKRKQLSWKVRMNIIKGIARGLLYLHEDSRLKIIHRDMKASNVLLDQDMNPKISDFGLARTFEKGQNEENTRRVMGTYGYMAPEYAMEGLYSVKSDVFSFGVLLLEIIAGKRNSGFYLSDHGQSLLVYSWKLWCEGECLELVDPILENTYIRSEVIRCIHIGLLCVQEDAIDRPTMSTVVVMLASETMTLPNPNHPAFSVGRKFGKEDESTSKTSKDNISVNEVSMSNIFPR, encoded by the exons ATGTCCAATTCAAGCCTTGCCCTTCATCTATTCG ACGTGGAAAAACGAAAGCAACTAAGTTGGAAGGTTCGAATGAATATTATCAAAGGAATCGCACGAGGACTTCTGTACCTTCATGAAGATTCTAGACTTAAAATAATTCATAGAGATATGAAAGCTAGTAATGTTCTACTTGATCAAGATATGAATCCAAAAATATCAGATTTTGGATTAGCAAGGACATTTGAAAAAGGCCAGAATGAAGAAAACACTAGAAGAGTTATGGGCACCTA CGGATATATGGCTCCAGAATATGCTATGGAAGGGTTATATTCCGTAAAATCAGACGTTTTTAGTTTTGGAGTTCTTTTACTAGAAATCATTGCTGGCAAAAGGAACAGTGGATTCTATCTTTCAGATCATGGTCAAAGTCTTCTTGTATAT AGTTGGAAACTATGGTGTGAAGGAGAATGTTTAGAGTTAGTAGATCCTATATTAGAAAATACATACATAAGAAGTGAAGTTATAAGGTGTATTCATATTGGTTTGCTGTGTGTACAAGAAGATGCAATAGATCGACCAACAATGTCTACAGTGGTTGTTATGCTAGCAAGTGAGACAATGACACTTCCTAATCCTAATCATCCTGCATTTTCAGTTGGAAGAAAGTTCGGTAAAGAAGACGAGTCAACGTCAAAGACTTCTAAAGATAATATCTCTGTCAATGAAGTATCAATGTCAAATATTTTTCCTAGATAA
- the LOC112716938 gene encoding uncharacterized protein produces MEQYDLQRQRKDMKNKGRNVVWSIAMDKCLIEALAVQAKRGNKIDKCFNENAYTSACVAVNAQFNMNLNNQKVINRLKTIKKRYKVIKDMLSHDGFWWNPNTKMIECDSDELWKKYIAARPDARGFHGKQIEMYDELKIVCGNYQAPSRWARIKDGSQLMDMKNGVDESPSFVSPSSEDMSETDGTESYSTLPPEYCPMPDGFQEPPVAQPQRQQQKRPRTSEDALQDALMTVAASIRRLADAMERNKCSVDATELLEAVMEIDGLEEGKQMYAFEYLNADPVKARAFMTYNSRMRKIYLFKLFWWWR; encoded by the exons ATGGAGCAGTATGATCTGCAAAGACAAAGAAAGGATATGAAAAACAAAGGAAGAAATGTTGTGTGGTCAATTGCAATGGATAAGTGTCTGATTGAAGCCTTGGCTGTTCAGGCAAAACGTGGGAACAAAATTGATAAATGTTTCAATGAAAATGCCTATACCTCTGCCTGTGTGGCTGTGAACGCTCAATTCAACATGAATTTGAATAATCAGAAAGTGATTAACCGcctaaaaacaattaaaaaaagatataaagtaATAAAAGATATGCTAAGTCATGATGGTTTCTGGTGGAATCCAAATACGAAGATGATTGAATGTGACAGTGATGAGCTCTGGAAGAAATATATCGCT GCACGTCCTGATGCAAGAGGGTTCCATGGAAAGCAGATAGAGATGTACGATGAACTGAAAATTGTTTGTGGAAATTACCAAGCCCCTAGTCGTTGGGCTAGGATAAAGGATGGAAGCCAGCTAATGGATATGAAGAATGGTGTGGATGAGTCACCTTCCTTTGTTTCTCCCAGTTCAGAAGATATGAGTGAGACAGATGGAACTGAATCATACTCCACCCTTCCACCAGAATATTGCCCGATGCCAGATGGATTTCAAGAGCCTCCAGTGGCGCAGCCACAGAGACAGCAGCAAAAACGTCCTCGTACCTCAGAGGATGCCCTTCAGGATGCATTGATGACAGTGGCAGCGAGCATCAGGCGACTAGCTGATGCTATGGAACGAAACAAATGCTCAGTTGATGCGACTGAGCTATTAGAGGCTGTGATGGAGATAGATGGGTTGGAAGAAGGTAAACAGATGTATGCGTTTGAATACTTAAATGCTGATCCGGTTAAAGCCAGAGCCTTCATGACATACAATTCTAGAATGAGAAAGATATATCTCTTTAAATTGTTCTGGTGGTGGAGATGA
- the LOC114924630 gene encoding pentatricopeptide repeat-containing protein At1g11290, chloroplastic has translation MSSQLLALHPSPLPTKPTPSTAAATPHYERIFIPTHVYRHPSAILLELCNSLTELRQFLPLVIKNGFYNQHLFQTKLLSLFCRFGSISEATRVFDSVDDHDKLDVLYHTMLKGYARNSSLHEALGFYHRMRSDGVKPVVYDFTYLLQLCGEKLDLRMGREIHGQMIVNGCENNLFAMTAVVNLYAKCRQIADAYKMFERMPQRDLVSWNTVVAGYAQNGFAKKAVELVLLMQEAGQRPDAITLVSVLPAVTDLKALRIGRSVHGFAVKSGFESMVNVATALLDMYFKCGSVSDARLVFEGMSSKNVVSWNTMIAGLAENGESKEAYETFLKMLDEGVQPTNVSMMGALQACANLGNLEQGRFVHKLLEQLKLDCDVSVMNSLISMYSKCKRVDIAASIFDNMKDKTNVTWNAMILGFAQNGCVKEALNLFCMMQSKGSKPDSFTLVSAITALADLSVTRQAKWIHGLAIRTLMDKNVFVATALVDMYAKCGEVQTARKLFDMMQERHVITWNAMIDGYGTHGLGKAAVDLFDQMQKGAIKPNEITFLSVISACSHSGLVEEGLYYFESMKENYGLEPAMDHYGAMVDLLGRAGRLDEAWKFIEQMPVKPGITIFGAMLGACKIHKNVELGEKAADRLFELDPDEGGYHVLLANMYASASMWDKVAMVRTSMEKKGLQKTPGCSLVELRNEVHTFYSGSTNHPQSKRIYAFLEDLGNEIKDAGYVPDTNSIHDVEEDVKEQLLTSHSERLAIAFGLLNTSPGTTIHIRKNLRVCGDCHEATKYISLVTGREIVVRDMRRFHHFKNGTCSCGDYW, from the coding sequence ATGAGCTCGCAGCTATTAGCACTACACCCTTCACCTCTTCCCACCAAACCCACACCATCAACGGCAGCAGCAACCCCTCACTACGAACGGATCTTCATCCCCACCCATGTTTACAGGCACCCCTCCGCCATTCTCCTAGAGCTCTGCAACTCTCTCACCGAGCTCCGTCAATTCCTTCCCCTTGTCATCAAGAACGGCTTCTACAATCAGCACTTGTTCCAAACCAAGCTTCTCAGCTTGTTCTGCAGGTTCGGCAGCATTTCCGAAGCTACACGTGTCTTCGACTCCGTCGATGACCACGACAAGCTCGATGTACTTTACCACACCATGCTCAAAGGATATGCAAGAAACTCTTCTTTGCATGAAGCCTTGGGATTTTACCATAGGATGAGGTCTGATGGTGTTAAGCCTGTTGTTTACGATTTCACTTACTTGCTGCAGCTCTGTGGTGAGAAATTGGATCTCAGAATGGGTAGAGAGATTCATGGACAGATGATTGTTAATGGTTGTGAGAACAATTTGTTTGCCATGACTGCTGTTGTTAATTTGTATGCGAAATGCAGGCAGATTGCTGATGCGTATAAGATGTTCGAGAGAATGCCGCAGAGGGATTTGGTTTCTTGGAACACTGTGGTGGCCGGGTATGCTCAGAATGGGTTCGCCAAGAAGGCAGTTGAGTTGGTTTTGCTGATGCAGGAGGCTGGCCAGAGGCCGGATGCAATCACGCTGGTCAGTGTTTTGCCGGCCGTGACTGATTTGAAGGCGTTGAGAATCGGAAGGTCTGTTCATGGGTTTGCTGTAAAGTCAGGGTTTGAGTCCATGGTTAATGTTGCGACGGCGCTTCTCGATATGTACTTCAAGTGTGGGTCTGTGAGTGATGCAAGGTTGGTTTTTGAAGGAATGAGTAGCAAGAATGTTGTTTCGTGGAATACTATGATTGCTGGTCTTGCAGAGAATGGAGAGTCTAAAGAAGCATATGAAACTTTTTTGAAGATGTTGGATGAAGGGGTGCAGCCTACAAATGTTAGCATGATGGGAGCTTTGCAGGCTTGTGCTAATTTAGGCAATCTTGAACAGGGGAGATTTGTTCATAAATTGTTGGAACAACTGAAACTCGACTGTGACGTGTCGGTTATGAACTCTTTGATATCCATGTATTCGAAGTGCAAGAGAGTTGATATCGCAGCATCAATATTCGATAATATGAAGGACAAGACGAACGTCACATGGAATGCCATGATATTAGGTTTTGCTCAAAATGGGTGTGTAAAGGAGGCTTTGAACTTATTCTGCATGATGCAATCTAAAGGCAGTAAACCTGATTCCTTTACATTAGTGAGTGCCATTACTGCTCTTGCAGATTTATCAGTTACCCGCCAGGCCAAGTGGATTCATGGACTTGCTATAAGAACTTTGATGGACAAGAATGTCTTTGTTGCCACTGCTCTCGTTGACATGTATGCGAAATGTGGTGAGGTTCAGACAGCGAGAAAGCTTTTTGACATGATGCAGGAGCGGCATGTGATAACATGGAATGCAATGATAGATGGATATGGAACACATGGCCTTGGAAAAGCTGCTGTAGATCTCTTTGATCAAATGCAGAAGGGAGCCATCAAGCCGAACGAGATAACATTTCTGTCTGTTATCTCCGCTTGCAGCCACTCAGGTTTGGTGGAAGAGGGCCTCTACTACTTCGAAAGCATGAAGGAAAATTATGGCTTGGAGCCTGCAATGGATCACTATGGTGCCATGGTTGATCTCCTTGGTCGTGCTGGCCGGCTAGATGAGGCTTGGAAGTTCATCGAGCAGATGCCTGTCAAACCAGGGATAACCATTTTCGGTGCAATGCTAGGTGCTTGTAAGATCCATAAAAACGTCGAATTGGGGGAAAAGGCTGCCGACAGACTCTTCGAGTTAGACCCGGATGAAGGAGGGTATCATGTGTTGCTTGCCAATATGTATGCCTCTGCCTCAATGTGGGACAAAGTTGCCATGGTGAGGACATCCATGGAGAAAAAGGGGCTCCAgaaaacgccaggttgcagcttgGTCGAGTTGAGGAACGAGGTTCACACGTTCTATTCCGGAAGTACTAATCACCCTCAATCGAAAAGAATCTATGCCTTTCTTGAGGATCTTGGGAATGAGATCAAGGATGCTGGTTATGTTCCTGACACCAATTCAATTCATGATGTGGAAGAGGATGTGAAAGAACAATTGCTCACTAGCCATAGTGAGAGGCTTGCTATTGCATTTGGACTCTTGAATACTAGCCCTGGCACAACAATTCATATTAGGAAGAATCTTAGAGTTTGTGGTGATTGCCATGAGGCTACTAAGTACATATCACTAGTGACAGGAAGGGAAATTGTAGTGCGTGATATGCGTAGGTTCCATCATTTCAAGAATGGAACGTGTTCTTGTGGAGATTATTGGTAA
- the LOC112718031 gene encoding LOW QUALITY PROTEIN: uncharacterized protein (The sequence of the model RefSeq protein was modified relative to this genomic sequence to represent the inferred CDS: inserted 1 base in 1 codon) has protein sequence METKLTTTLHRLFLWFFLMNIFITITRTKAQSSTLNYVGDDCQNSTKQSLTTGFKTNLNSVLSWLSSDATTSKGYNYTTVGTTTRDAVYGFYNCRGDVTGTFCQFCLSTAASDILQHCPNRSSAVIWYNYCILRYSNHDFYGNLTITPSWQTLGTKNSTNSTQELQKAETYMQSLIKNATAESNYLLYAVGEFNAGGSLGKRYGLVQCTRDLTSDKCRQCLNAMLDQVPKCCASKVGWQVGSPSCLTRYDDYMFYKIQGSSPLPNSAKNNSSKTKTVIIIIVCVLVPVVILISGVYLLWRKNQINNDAFLSEDTPISVHDNSQEGQGDDSLNADLPAVPLIWIQQSTNNFSNSCKLGEGGFGPVYKGSLQDGTEVAIKRLSKTSGQGLYEFKNEVIFIAKLQHRNLVXLLGCCVEQNEKLLIYEYMSNSSLALHLFDVEKRKHLSWKVRMNIIKGIARGLLYLHEDSRLKVIHRDMKASNVLLDQDMNPKISDFGLARAFEKGQDEENTRRVMGTYGYMAPEYAMEGLYSAKSDVFSFGVLLLEIISGKKSSGFYFSEHGQSLLVYSWKLWCKGECLELVDPILEDKYPRNEVKRYIHIGLLCVQADAVDQPTMSTIVVMLANETMSLPNPNHPAFSVGRKIKDEPPSNTFVKDLSVNKISVSNSLPRYNNNDITNHTFTHIHQMMEAKLTGSLHRLFLWFLLMNIFITITRTRAQSSSLNYVGDDCQNSTQQSLTTGFKTNLNSLLSWLSSDGATSKGYNYTTVGTATRDVIYGFYNCRGDVTGTFCQFCLSTAAADIPQHCPNRSSAVIWYNYCIFRYSNHAFYGNLTTTPSWQVLGTKNTTNSTQELQKAETYMQILIKNATAESNYLLYAVGEFNAGGSLGKRYGLVQCTRDLTSDKCRQCLNAMLDQVPKCCASKVGWQVGSPSCLTRYDDYMFYKIQGSSPLPSSAKNSSSKTKTLIIIIVSVFVPVILLISGIYFIWRKNQSNNDALLCESAPISINYNSQEGQGESQGDDSLNADLPTVPLIWIRQSTNNFSDSCKLGEGGFGPVYKGSLQDGTEVAIKRLSKTSGQGLYEFKNEVIFIAKLQHRNLVRLLGCCVEQNEKLLIYEYMSNSSLALHLFDVEKRKQLSWKVRMNIIKGIARGLLYLHEDSRLRVIHRDMKASNVLLDQDMNPKISDFGLARTFEKGQNEDSTRRVVGTYGYMAPEYAMEGLYSVKSDVFSFGVLLLEIICGKRNNKFYVSEHGQSLLEYSWRLWCTGECLKLVDPILENKYTRNEVTRCIHIGLLCVQEDAVDRPTMSTVVVMLASETMTLPIPNHPAFSVGRKIKEEPTSSAFDKDPLVNEVSISNILPR, from the exons ATGGAAACAAAACTGACCACTACTCTGCATAGATTATTTCTTTGGTTCTTCTTGATGAACATCTTCATCACCATTACCAGAACAAAAGCACAATCATCAACCCTAAACTACGTTGGAGATGACTGCCAAAACTCAACAAAACAATCTCTAACAACTGGATTCAAAACCAACCTCAACAGCGTCCTCTCATGGCTTTCCTCTGATGCTACCACAAGCAAGGGCTACAACTATACCACCGTCGGAACCACCACCCGTGATGCCGTCTATGGCTTCTACAACTGCAG AGGTGATGTCACCGGAACCTTCTGCCAGTTTTGCCTCTCCACCGCAGCTTCAGACATTCTCCAGCACTGCCCAAACAGGTCATCAGCAGTGATATGGTATAACTACTGCATACTCAGATACTCTAACCATGACTTCTATGGTAACCTTACAATAACTCCATCATGGCAAACTCTTGGGACCaagaacagcaccaacagcacACAAGAACTCCAGAAAGCAGAGACTTATATGCAGAGCTTGATAAAGAATGCTACTGCAGAGAGCAATTACCTGTTGTATGCAGTGGGTGAGTTCAATGCTGGTGGTTCATTAGGGAAAAGATATGGATTGGTGCAATGTACTAGGGACCTTACTAGTGACAAGTGTAGGCAGTGTTTGAATGCTATGTTGGATCAAGTTCCTAAATGCTGTGCTTCAAAAGTTGGATGGCAAGTTGGATCTCCAAGCTGTTTGACAAGGTATGATGATTATATGTTCTACAAGATTCAAGGATCTTCTCCTTTGCCTAATTCAG CCAAGAACAATTCAAGCAAGACAAAAACTGTGATCATCATCATAGTGTGTGTGTTGGTGCCAGTAGTGATACTAATTTCTGGCGTCTACTTATTATGGAGGaagaatcaaataaataatg ATGCATTTTTGTCAGAGGACACTCCTATATCAGTACATGATAACTCTCAAGAAGGTCAAGGAGACGATTCATTGAATGCCGACCTTCCTGCAGTTCCTCTGATTTGGATTCAACAGAGCACtaataacttttcaaattctTGCAAATTAGGGGAAGGTGGTTTTGGTCCTGTTTATAAG GGAAGTTTACAAGATGGGACAGAAGTTGCCATCAAAAGACTTTCAAAAACATCTGGTCAAGGTTTGTATGAGTTCAAGAATGAAGTAATATTCATAGCCAAATTACAACATAGGAACCTTG GACTGTTGGGTTGTTGTGTTGAGCAAAATGAAAAGCTGCTTATATACGAGTACATGTCCAATTCAAGCCTTGCCCTTCACCTATTTG ATGTGGAAAAACGAAAGCATCTAAGTTGGAAGGTTCGAATGAATATTATCAAAGGAATCGCACGAGGACTTCTATACCTTCACGAAGATTCTAGACTTAAAGTAATTCATAGAGATATGAAAGCTAGTAATGTTCTGCTTGATCAAGATATGAAtccaaaaatttcagattttggaTTAGCAAGAGCATTTGAAAAAGGCCAAGACGAAGAAAATACTAGAAGGGTTATGGGCACCTA CGGATATATGGCTCCCGAATATGCCATGGAAGGATTATATTCAGCAAAATCAGATGTTTTTAGTTTTGGAGTTCTTCTACTAGAAATCATTTCTGGCAAAAAGAGCAGCGGATTCTATTTTTCAGAACATGGTCAAAGTCTTCTTGTATAT AGTTGGAAACTATGGTGTAAAGGAGAATGTTTGGAGCTAGTAGATCCTATACTAGAAGATAAATACCCAAGAAATGAAGTTAAAAGGTATATACATATTGGTTTACTGTGTGTACAAGCAGATGCAGTAGATCAACCAACAATGTCTACAATTGTTGTGATGCTAGCAAACGAGACAATGTCACTTCCTAATCCTAACCATCCTGCATTTTCAGTTGGAAGAAAGATCAAAGACGAGCCACCATCAAATACTTTTGTTAAGGATCTTTCGGTCAATAAAATATCAGTTTCAAATAGTTTACCTAG ATACAACAACAATGATATAACTAATCACACATTCACACACATTCATCAAATGATGGAAGCAAAACTCACTGGTTCCCTCCATAGATTATTTCTTTGGTTCTTGTTGATGAACATCTTCATCACCATCACCAGAACAAGAGCACAATCATCATCACTGAACTACGTTGGAGATGACTGCCAAAACTCAACACAACAATCTCTAACAACTGGATTCAAAACCAACCTCAACAGCCTCCTCTCATGGCTTTCATCTGATGGTGCCACAAGCAAGGGCTACAACTATACCACCGTTGGAACCGCCACACGCGATGTCATCTATGGCTTCTATAACTGCAG AGGTGATGTCACTGGAACCTTCTGCCAGTTTTGCCTCTCCACTGCAGCCGCAGACATTCCTCAGCACTGCCCAAACAGGTCATCAGCAGTGATATGGTATAACTACTGCATATTCAGATACTCCAACCATGCCTTCTATGGTAATCTTACAACAACCCCATCATGGCAAGTTCTTGGAACCAAGAACACCACCAACAGCACACAAGAACTCCAGAAAGCTGAGACTTATATGCAGATTTTGATAAAGAATGCTACTGCGGAGAGCAATTACCTGTTGTATGCAGTGGGTGAGTTCAATGCTGGTGGTTCATTAGGGAAAAGATATGGATTGGTGCAATGTACTAGGGACCTTACTAGTGACAAGTGTAGGCAGTGTTTGAATGCTATGTTGGATCAAGTTCCTAAATGCTGTGCTTCAAAAGTTGGATGGCAAGTTGGATCTCCAAGCTGTTTGACAAGGTATGATGATTATATGTTCTACAAGATTCAAGGATCTTCTCCCTTGCCTAGTTCAG CCAAGAACAGTTCAAGTAAGACAAAAACTTTGATTATCATCATAGTGAGTGTGTTTGTGCCAGTAATCCTACTAATTAGTGGCATCTACTTCATATGGAGGAAGAATCAATCAAATAATG ATGCATTATTGTGTGAGAGCGCtcctatatcaataaattataactctcAAGAAGGTCAAGGAGAAAGTCAAGGAGACGATTCATTGAATGCTGACCTTCCTACAGTCCCTCTAATTTGGATTCGACAGAGCACTAATAACTTTTCAGATTCTTGCAAATTAGGAGAAGGTGGATTTGGTCCTGTTTATAAG GGAAGTTTGCAAGATGGGACAGAAGTTGCCATCAAAAGACTTTCTAAAACATCTGGCCAAGGTTTATATGAGTTCAAGAATGAAGTAATATTCATAGCCAAATTACAACATAGAAACCTTGTGAGACTGTTGGGTTGTTGTGTTGAGCAAAATGAAAAGCTGCTTATATACGAATACATGTCGAATTCAAGCCTTGCCCTTCACCTATTCG ATGTGGAAAAGCGAAAGCAACTAAGTTGGAAGGTTCGAATGAATATTATTAAAGGAATCGCACGAGGACTTCTATACCTACACGAAGATTCTAGACTTAGAGTAATTCATAGAGATATGAAAGCTAGTAATGTTCTACTTGATCAAGATATGAATCCAAAAATATCAGATTTTGGATTAGCAAGAACATTTGAAAAAGGCCAGAACGAAGACAGTACTAGAAGGGTTGTGGGTACCTA CGGATATATGGCTCCTGAATATGCCATGGAAGGATTATACTCAGTAAAATCAGATGTTTTTAGTTTTGGAGTTCTTCTACTAGAAATCATTTGTGGCAAAAGGAATAATAAATTCTATGTTTCAGAACATGGTCAAAGTCTTCTTGAATAT AGTTGGAGACTATGGTGTACAGGAGAATGTTTAAAGCTAGTAGATCCTATATTAGAAAATAAATACACAAGAAATGAAGTTACAAGGTGTATACATATTGGTTTATTGTGTGTACAAGAAGATGCAGTAGATCGGCCGACAATGTCAACGGTGGTTGTTATGCTAGCAAGTGAGACAATGACACTTCCTATTCCTAATCATCCTGCATTTTCAGTTGGAAGAAAGATCAAAGAAGAGCCAACATCAAGTGCTTTTGATAAGGATCCTTTGGTCAATGAAGTATCAATTTCAAATATTCTACCTAGATAA
- the LOC112718032 gene encoding mediator of RNA polymerase II transcription subunit 15a, translated as MGLLCHVNSPKVIGEEEIKAIREWQEQVYQKVQMIKATYYTKLDTFHKLISRKLQQLKNEPAPLHPKTIADMEGCEQHKRALEYTFLLLNVDKSKIDRGFKQRLDRLEKYIQDVLQKKYFSYCQQQCSFDVQSKQQVEPSNSISSQLELSGKKPASQVISLPSSHLTKQIPYLTLQEVNQFCSSRQGNQVSMEKGCGNHAVEPQIGVEIEPSEAFVNEPADIPDDTSPAMKHFIKVFRSMSAEAFIAATDDIGLALHLNDDIAEISTDENANLNCYDPVPTGKKIKRFFNSTPASGSSGQFISAEKPASISKEIYTILEEIKVINNLLIDTQVVISEGNTITGVAEGAPEHDEGLFVKLVFNSVTINLPPTAEQATNKESIIKPLHLFVPGCYPLRSPVISDETPSEIRVDVDVDDLSSKANLKLRLSLRSMNEPLSLQNIAVSWDQCVREAICEYAQKHGGGTFSSKYGGWELCSNGF; from the exons ATGGGGTTGCTTTGTCATGTCAATAGTCCCAAGGTTATAG gagaagaagaaattaaagcAATCAGAGAGTGGCAAGAACAGGTTTATCAAAAG GTACAAATGATAAAAGCAACATATTACACAAAACTTGATACTTTTCACAAATTGATAAGTAGAAAGCTTCAGCAG CTCAAGAATGAGCCTGCTCCTCTACATCCTAAGACGATAGCTGATATGGAGGGATGCGAACAACATAAGCGAGCACTGGAATAcacttttttattattgaatgtGGACAAAAGCAAGATTGATCGCGGTTTCAAGCAGAGACTAGATAGACTGGAAAAGTACATACAAGATGTTTTACAAAAGAAATACTTCTCTTACTGTCAACAACAATGTTCTTTTGACGTGCAATCCAAGCAACAGGTTGAGCCATCAAATTCAATCAGTTCTCAATTGGAACTATCTGGAAAGAAACCAGCCTCGCAAGTAATAAGCCTACCGAGTTCCCATTTAACAAAGCAGATTCCTTACCTAACATTACAAGAGGTAAACCAATTTTGCAGTTCGCGACAGGGAAATCAAGTGTCTATGGAAAAAG GTTGTGGAAATCATGCAGTAGAACCACAAATAGGAGTTGAGATCGAACCATCCGAAGCTTTTGTGAATGAACCAGCTGATATTCCCGATGATACAAGCCCAGCAATGAAGCACTTTATTAAAGTG TTTAGGTCAATGTCAGCTGAAGCATTCATAGCTGCAACTGATGACATTGGACTAGCACTCCATTTAAATGATGACATAGCAGAAATTTCAACTGATGAAAATGCAAACTTGAATTGCTACGATCCTGTTCCAACAGGAAAGAAAATAAAGCGATTCTTTAATTCAACTCCTGCAAGTGGCAGTTCCGGGCAGTTCATCAGTGCAGAGAAGCCTGCCTCAATATCTAAG GAAATTTATACTATCttagaagaaataaaagtgataaaCAACTTACTGATAGACACTCAAGTAGTTATTAGCGAAGGAAACACCATTACAGGAGTAGCTGAGGGTGCACCAGAACATGATGAAGGACTATTTGTCAAATTGGTTTTCAATTCAGTAACTATTAATCTACCCCCGACAGCAGAGCAAGCTACTAACAAAGAG TCAATAATCAAACCGTTACATTTGTTTGTTCCCGGGTGTTATCCACTTCGCTCACCAGTTATTTCAGATGAAACACCATCAGAAATCAG AGTGGATGTCGACGTGGACGATCTGTCAAGTAAAGCGAATCTGAAACTGAGACTTTCTCTACGAAGCATGAATGAGCCTTTGTCACTGCAGAATATAGCAGTGTCATGGGATCAGTGTGTTAGAGAAGCAATATGTGAGTATGCTCAAAAACATGGTGGAGGAACCTTTAGCTCTAAATATGGAGGATGGGAGCTATGTTCCAATGGTTTTTGA